A stretch of Chitinophaga caeni DNA encodes these proteins:
- a CDS encoding AraC family transcriptional regulator: protein MPKKHLLDNVPLTQQHQLERLLENRRVFNLKNCELNIYENYQEASQIPISFNDFVITSMVRGKKVMHIFDDSPFDYLPGETMIIPAQQAMKIDFPTSSQLNPTQCLALAIDRKYIKDTLEFLNRYYQEYDEAYSWELRFNQYHFPNDPEIAETVNKIVRICTSGDLSKNILVDLSMKELLIRLLQTQKLSQYACTSKEQGNHTRLHFVLKYIHDNLSEKISIELLCKKAYLGRNQFFKWFKEQCGISPVEYITLERIKMAKKLMSDMRYDMRTISNACGFSDVNYFIRVFKKIEGITPSTYQSLLRLGQPLII from the coding sequence GTGCCTAAAAAGCATTTACTTGACAATGTACCTTTGACGCAGCAACACCAGCTGGAGCGGCTCCTGGAAAATAGGCGCGTCTTTAACCTCAAAAATTGCGAACTGAACATTTACGAGAACTACCAGGAAGCATCCCAAATTCCTATTTCTTTTAATGACTTTGTAATCACTAGCATGGTTAGGGGGAAAAAGGTCATGCATATTTTTGACGATTCTCCTTTTGACTATCTCCCGGGGGAAACGATGATTATCCCGGCACAGCAAGCCATGAAGATCGATTTTCCCACATCCAGCCAATTAAACCCCACGCAATGCCTCGCCTTGGCTATCGATAGAAAATATATCAAGGATACCCTAGAATTTTTAAACCGCTATTATCAAGAATATGACGAAGCATATTCTTGGGAACTGCGGTTCAACCAGTACCATTTCCCTAATGATCCGGAGATTGCCGAAACGGTCAACAAAATTGTACGGATTTGTACAAGCGGCGACTTATCGAAGAACATCCTGGTTGACCTTTCAATGAAAGAACTGCTGATCCGCCTTTTGCAAACACAGAAATTAAGTCAGTATGCGTGTACCAGTAAAGAACAGGGCAACCATACCCGTTTGCATTTCGTCCTGAAATATATTCATGATAATCTTTCCGAGAAAATTTCTATCGAGCTATTATGTAAAAAAGCCTACCTCGGCCGGAATCAATTTTTTAAATGGTTCAAGGAACAATGTGGCATCAGCCCCGTAGAATATATCACGTTAGAAAGGATTAAAATGGCCAAGAAACTTATGTCGGATATGCGTTACGATATGAGAACGATCAGCAACGCTTGCGGGTTTAGCGATGTAAATTATTTCATCAGGGTATTTAAGAAAATCGAGGGTATTACGCCGAGTACTTACCAATCCTTATTAAGGTTAGGTCAACCCCTTATTATATAA
- a CDS encoding RNA polymerase sigma factor: protein MSDKELWTKVVEGDKNALAHIYDMHFPTLYRYGMKLSKDDELVKDCIHDLFVTVWYSKERLSITDSIKYYLLASLKRLITNHLQKSQLNQSFTNDDYFAEASYESELINHQVKQERNRKLAAIVNELPPRQREILYLRYYEGLDTNATAHIMSLSINSTYVLLSKALQHLKKHSDKLIIIILSLLIH from the coding sequence TTGAGTGATAAGGAACTATGGACGAAAGTCGTTGAAGGGGATAAGAATGCGCTCGCGCATATCTACGATATGCATTTTCCCACCCTTTACCGCTACGGTATGAAATTGAGCAAAGATGATGAACTTGTCAAAGATTGTATACATGATCTTTTTGTAACGGTATGGTATAGTAAAGAAAGATTATCCATTACCGATTCCATTAAATATTACCTACTTGCCAGTTTAAAAAGACTGATAACTAATCATTTACAGAAATCACAATTAAATCAATCGTTCACGAATGACGATTATTTTGCCGAAGCATCCTACGAATCGGAATTAATCAACCACCAGGTCAAGCAAGAAAGGAATCGAAAATTGGCCGCCATCGTTAATGAACTTCCCCCACGCCAAAGGGAAATATTATATCTACGTTATTATGAAGGATTGGATACAAATGCTACAGCGCATATCATGTCTTTAAGCATCAACTCCACCTATGTTTTGCTTTCCAAAGCTTTGCAACATTTGAAAAAACATAGCGACAAATTAATAATCATAATCTTATCATTATTAATTCATTAG
- a CDS encoding FecR family protein produces the protein MTANRSTIEDILEDPQLKMWVLEGDTGAGAYWSQWLQANPARENDLLLAKELLLFMDTPADPVAQAETWQRIAGNTDQTSTSSGIPPTTKIKKLPGRPSNWPRWVAAAAILAAVVWFSGILERKESWLTAATVDELRTVILPDSSVVRMNIHSNIRYAKRWNATSPRDVWVEGEAYFSVKHKTNNQPFIVHTNDVEINVVGTEFNVNTRRIKTEVELCKGAVKLALKADDRAPILMKPGDKISYSKRTKILKSKKVDPVEIASWRSHVLSFTDATIEEVVAAIKDNMNIEIKIDDPDLLHQTYTGSIPMDDVQIFFTTLNRTFNVQVKQTGQHQYKIVR, from the coding sequence ATGACAGCAAATCGATCAACAATTGAAGATATATTAGAAGATCCTCAATTAAAAATGTGGGTATTGGAAGGAGACACTGGCGCCGGGGCGTATTGGAGCCAATGGCTCCAGGCGAACCCTGCCAGGGAAAACGATCTGTTGCTTGCAAAGGAATTATTGCTATTCATGGATACCCCTGCTGATCCGGTTGCACAGGCAGAAACTTGGCAGCGGATAGCCGGGAATACGGACCAAACATCCACATCATCCGGGATTCCACCAACGACCAAGATTAAAAAACTTCCGGGTCGGCCCAGCAATTGGCCGCGATGGGTGGCTGCTGCTGCAATTTTAGCCGCCGTAGTTTGGTTCTCAGGTATTTTAGAACGTAAGGAATCCTGGTTAACTGCCGCCACGGTAGATGAATTGAGAACCGTAATATTACCGGACAGTTCCGTGGTGAGGATGAACATCCATTCAAACATCCGGTATGCAAAGCGTTGGAATGCAACATCGCCAAGGGATGTTTGGGTTGAAGGTGAAGCGTATTTCTCCGTAAAACATAAAACCAATAACCAACCATTTATAGTTCATACGAACGATGTTGAAATTAACGTGGTAGGCACGGAATTTAACGTGAATACCAGGAGGATAAAAACCGAGGTTGAACTTTGTAAAGGCGCCGTAAAGCTAGCTTTAAAGGCCGATGATAGGGCGCCGATATTAATGAAGCCCGGCGATAAGATCAGTTATTCGAAACGAACCAAGATATTAAAAAGCAAAAAAGTAGATCCTGTAGAAATCGCATCATGGAGAAGTCATGTGTTAAGTTTCACAGATGCCACAATAGAGGAGGTCGTTGCCGCGATAAAAGATAATATGAATATTGAAATCAAGATCGATGATCCTGATTTGTTACATCAAACCTATACCGGAAGCATCCCGATGGATGATGTACAGATATTCTTTACAACTTTGAACCGCACGTTCAACGTGCAAGTAAAACAAACCGGGCAACACCAATATAAGATCGTAAGGTAG